A DNA window from Nocardioides palaemonis contains the following coding sequences:
- a CDS encoding multifunctional oxoglutarate decarboxylase/oxoglutarate dehydrogenase thiamine pyrophosphate-binding subunit/dihydrolipoyllysine-residue succinyltransferase subunit, with translation MAQSPNGQSSNHTSVAPSSDLGANEWLVEEMKEQYDKDPASVAPEWASYFGNGSSAPAKQAAPAPAKQAAPAPAKQAAPAAAKPAAPAKPAAPAKPAAPAAPAKPAQSSAPKSTPRPAAQADEPAKGTSTPLAKDPKPAAPSQASDEPTYTVLRGAPARTAANMDASLSVPTATSVRSVPVKLLWDNRTVINNHLARARGGKVSFTHIIGYALVKALKSMPEMNVGYEVVDGKPNLITPAHINLGLAIDMQKPDGTRQLLVPNIKGAEAMDFAAFWTAYEEMVRKARDNKLTVADFQGTTMSLTNPGGIGTVHSVPRLMAGQGAIIGVGAMEYPPEWQGASDDAINRNAISKAMTLTSTYDHRVIQGAQSGEFLKRVHGLLLGENDFFDDIFRSLRIPYEPIRWARDIVASHDDDIVKQARILELIHAYRVRGHLMADTDPLEYRQRSHPDLEVESHGLTLWDLDREFATGSFGGEGRRFMKLRNILGILRDSYCRTTGIEYMHIMDPEQRKWIQERVEQPHVKPPREEQLRILLKLNQAEAFETFLQTKFVGQKRFSLEGGETTIPLVDEICEAAAEAGLDEVTIGMAHRGRLNMLANIVGKKYSQIFREFEGNIDPRTVQGSGDVKYHLGAEGEFVAGSGDKIKVSVAANPSHLEAVNPVLEGIARAKQDILDQGEDFPVLPLLVHGDAAFAGQGVVAETLNLSQLRGYRTGGTVHVVINNQVGFTTAPGSSRSSLYATDVARMVQAPIFHVNGDDPEACIRVARLAFDYRQAFNKDVVIDLVCYRRRGHNEGDDPSYTQPLMYDLIEQKRSVRKLYTESLIGRGDITIEEAEQVLRDYQQQLERVFTEVREASSEAPTEWTTVPDYPDKPAGEFATAVSPEVLKRIADSYVTPPEGFTVHPKVMPQLQRRSAAITEGPIDWGTGEILAFGSLLMDGRPVRLAGQDSRRGTFVQRFATIIDRTNADEWTPLTNLTEDQAKFHVYDSLLSEYAALGFEYGYSVARPEALVLWEAQFGDFVNGAQTVIDEFISAGQTKWRQQSGVVLLLPHGYEGQGPDHSSARIERFLTMSAEDAMVVAQPSTPASYFHLLRRHSLGEEHRPLIVFTPKSMLKRKEAASRPEDFVGDTTFRAFIGDDAADPAKVETLIMCSGRVTWDLMVERGKRDNGEKFAIGRVERLYPNPVEEIKAEVAKYPNLKAVRWVQDEPRNMGPWPHYQLNVWPELDLVVEPVTRPASASPSVGTVKRHTEEQKTLLDTAFAEPRTAGHDY, from the coding sequence GTGGCGCAGTCCCCGAACGGGCAGTCCAGCAACCACACCTCGGTTGCTCCATCATCCGACCTGGGAGCCAACGAGTGGCTCGTGGAGGAGATGAAGGAGCAGTACGACAAGGACCCGGCCAGCGTGGCGCCCGAGTGGGCGAGCTACTTCGGCAACGGGTCGTCCGCCCCCGCGAAGCAGGCCGCACCGGCCCCCGCGAAGCAGGCCGCACCGGCCCCCGCGAAGCAGGCCGCCCCGGCGGCGGCGAAGCCGGCCGCACCCGCGAAGCCGGCCGCACCCGCGAAGCCGGCCGCCCCGGCTGCGCCCGCCAAGCCCGCGCAGTCCTCCGCCCCGAAGTCGACCCCGCGCCCGGCGGCGCAGGCCGACGAGCCGGCCAAGGGCACCAGCACGCCGTTGGCCAAGGACCCGAAGCCCGCCGCCCCGAGCCAGGCGAGCGACGAGCCGACCTACACCGTCCTGCGCGGCGCCCCCGCCCGCACGGCCGCCAACATGGACGCCTCGCTGTCCGTGCCGACCGCCACCTCGGTGCGCTCGGTCCCGGTCAAGCTGCTGTGGGACAACCGCACGGTCATCAACAACCACCTCGCCCGCGCCCGCGGCGGCAAGGTGTCGTTCACCCACATCATCGGCTACGCGCTGGTGAAGGCACTGAAGTCGATGCCGGAGATGAACGTCGGCTACGAGGTCGTCGACGGCAAGCCCAACCTGATCACCCCGGCCCACATCAACCTCGGCCTGGCGATCGACATGCAGAAGCCCGACGGCACCCGCCAGCTGCTCGTGCCCAACATCAAGGGCGCCGAGGCGATGGACTTCGCCGCGTTCTGGACCGCCTACGAGGAGATGGTCCGCAAGGCGCGCGACAACAAGCTGACCGTCGCCGACTTCCAGGGCACCACGATGTCCCTGACCAACCCCGGCGGCATCGGCACCGTCCACTCGGTGCCGCGCCTGATGGCCGGCCAGGGCGCGATCATCGGCGTCGGCGCGATGGAGTACCCGCCGGAGTGGCAGGGCGCCTCCGACGACGCGATCAACCGCAACGCCATCAGCAAGGCGATGACGCTGACCTCGACCTACGACCACCGCGTCATCCAGGGCGCGCAGTCGGGTGAGTTCCTCAAGCGCGTGCACGGCCTGCTGCTCGGCGAGAACGACTTCTTCGACGACATCTTCCGCTCGCTGCGCATCCCCTACGAGCCGATCCGCTGGGCCCGCGACATCGTCGCCAGCCACGACGACGACATCGTCAAGCAGGCGCGGATCCTCGAGCTGATCCACGCCTACCGGGTCCGCGGCCACCTGATGGCCGACACCGACCCGCTGGAGTACCGCCAGCGCAGCCACCCCGACCTCGAGGTGGAGTCGCACGGGCTGACCCTGTGGGACCTCGACCGCGAGTTCGCCACCGGCTCGTTCGGCGGCGAGGGCCGTCGGTTCATGAAGCTGCGCAACATCCTCGGGATCCTGCGCGACTCCTACTGCCGCACCACCGGCATCGAGTACATGCACATCATGGACCCCGAGCAGCGCAAGTGGATCCAGGAGCGCGTCGAGCAGCCGCACGTGAAGCCGCCCCGCGAGGAGCAGCTGCGGATCCTGCTCAAGCTCAACCAGGCCGAGGCGTTCGAGACGTTCCTGCAGACCAAGTTCGTCGGCCAGAAGCGCTTCAGCCTCGAGGGCGGCGAGACCACGATCCCGCTCGTCGACGAGATCTGCGAGGCCGCCGCCGAGGCCGGCCTCGACGAGGTGACGATCGGCATGGCCCACCGCGGCCGGCTCAACATGCTCGCCAACATCGTCGGCAAGAAGTACAGCCAGATCTTCCGTGAGTTCGAGGGCAACATCGACCCGCGCACGGTGCAGGGCTCCGGCGACGTGAAGTACCACCTCGGCGCCGAGGGCGAGTTCGTCGCCGGATCCGGCGACAAGATCAAGGTGTCGGTCGCGGCGAACCCCTCGCACCTCGAGGCGGTCAACCCGGTGCTCGAGGGCATCGCCCGCGCCAAGCAGGACATCCTCGACCAGGGCGAGGACTTCCCGGTCCTGCCGCTGCTGGTGCACGGCGACGCGGCCTTCGCCGGCCAGGGCGTGGTGGCCGAGACGCTCAACCTCTCCCAGCTGCGCGGCTACCGCACCGGCGGCACCGTGCACGTGGTCATCAACAACCAGGTCGGGTTCACCACCGCACCCGGCTCGTCGCGCTCCTCGCTCTACGCCACGGACGTGGCGCGGATGGTGCAGGCGCCGATCTTCCACGTCAACGGCGACGACCCCGAGGCCTGCATCCGCGTGGCCCGGCTCGCCTTCGACTACCGCCAGGCGTTCAACAAGGACGTCGTCATCGACCTCGTGTGCTACCGCCGTCGCGGCCACAACGAGGGCGACGACCCGTCGTACACCCAGCCGCTGATGTACGACCTGATCGAGCAGAAGCGCTCGGTGCGCAAGCTCTACACCGAGTCCCTCATCGGTCGTGGCGACATCACGATCGAGGAGGCCGAGCAGGTCCTCAGGGACTACCAGCAGCAGCTCGAGCGGGTCTTCACCGAGGTCCGCGAGGCCAGCTCCGAGGCGCCGACCGAGTGGACGACCGTCCCGGACTACCCGGACAAGCCCGCCGGCGAGTTCGCCACCGCGGTCTCCCCCGAGGTGCTCAAGCGGATCGCCGACAGCTACGTCACGCCGCCGGAGGGCTTCACCGTCCACCCGAAGGTGATGCCGCAGCTGCAGCGCCGCTCGGCGGCGATCACCGAGGGCCCGATCGACTGGGGCACCGGCGAGATCCTCGCCTTCGGCTCGCTGCTGATGGACGGGCGTCCGGTGCGCCTGGCCGGCCAGGACTCGCGTCGCGGCACCTTCGTGCAGCGCTTCGCGACGATCATCGACCGGACCAACGCCGACGAGTGGACCCCGCTGACCAACCTCACCGAGGACCAGGCGAAGTTCCACGTCTACGACTCGCTGCTCTCCGAGTACGCCGCGCTCGGCTTCGAGTACGGCTACTCCGTGGCCCGTCCCGAGGCGCTCGTGCTCTGGGAGGCGCAGTTCGGCGACTTCGTCAACGGCGCGCAGACGGTGATCGACGAGTTCATCTCCGCCGGCCAGACCAAGTGGCGCCAGCAGTCCGGCGTCGTCCTGCTCCTGCCCCACGGCTACGAGGGCCAGGGCCCCGACCACTCGTCGGCGCGCATCGAGCGCTTCCTGACCATGTCGGCCGAGGACGCGATGGTCGTGGCGCAGCCGTCGACGCCCGCGTCGTACTTCCACCTGCTGCGCCGGCACTCGCTCGGCGAGGAGCACCGCCCGCTGATCGTCTTCACCCCGAAGTCGATGCTCAAGCGCAAGGAGGCTGCCTCCAGGCCCGAGGACTTCGTCGGCGACACCACCTTCCGGGCGTTCATCGGCGACGACGCCGCGGACCCCGCGAAGGTCGAGACGCTGATCATGTGCTCGGGCCGGGTGACGTGGGACCTGATGGTCGAGCGCGGCAAGCGCGACAACGGCGAGAAGTTCGCCATCGGGCGCGTCGAGCGGCTCTACCCGAACCCGGTCGAGGAGATCAAGGCCGAGGTCGCGAAGTACCCCAACCTCAAGGCGGTCCGCTGGGTGCAGGACGAGCCCCGCAACATGGGCCCGTGGCCGCACTACCAGCTCAACGTGTGGCCCGAGCTCGACCTGGTCGTCGAGCCGGTCACCCGACCCGCGTCGGCCTCGCCGTCGGTCGGCACCGTCAAGCGCCACACCGAGGAGCAGAAGACCCTCCTCGACACGGCGTTCGCGGAGCCGCGCACCGCCGGTCACGACTACTGA
- a CDS encoding choice-of-anchor P family protein, translating to MRDHTRRRLAATVSAGLAAGLVLAAGPVAPTRADDGAKRLTDFGYRGDVYGVKLVTDSVEALDLKDAHAQQLCTRAVGQTVEKQSAVSVPDNPLIHVSASTSRTETYAEGSTHGVRGTNTIGDVTVGGTVGPLTTPKLVIKGLQTTADAFNTPQGYGHAEGFTFASITLELLPETVVGTLPPELQELLEPLDQVSGTVFTGTQQAAQQVFEVLSDVTGPIEIPGLGSISLGYENGRATAHAAQSQASALRIEVTAGERRQLVELGTARVRMGGPAPVGVFRSGGTAMDYQVLDGALSFGNVEHKALACQGSRGRTQTFTVPHASQLLPVPILLDDVVYQVKGDQDRRKQVAKGWSRTSIGTVSIPSAQLVIGDVSSRAAMRQKAGKRVASKVRTAVGSITIAGQAVEVPPPGGVVELPNGAGVIQRQLVDNGYRGSQVIGLRITLFSEAVVIDLARTAGRIYPR from the coding sequence ATGCGCGACCACACCCGCCGCCGCCTCGCGGCCACCGTCAGCGCCGGCCTCGCCGCCGGCCTCGTCCTCGCCGCCGGACCGGTGGCCCCGACACGGGCCGACGACGGCGCGAAGCGCCTGACCGACTTCGGCTACCGCGGCGACGTCTACGGCGTGAAGCTGGTGACCGACAGCGTGGAGGCGCTCGACCTCAAGGACGCGCACGCCCAGCAGCTCTGCACCCGCGCGGTCGGGCAGACCGTCGAGAAGCAGTCCGCGGTCTCGGTGCCCGACAACCCGCTGATCCACGTCTCGGCGAGCACCAGCCGCACCGAGACCTACGCGGAGGGCAGCACCCACGGCGTCCGCGGCACCAACACCATCGGCGACGTCACCGTCGGTGGGACCGTCGGCCCGCTCACCACGCCGAAGCTGGTGATCAAGGGGCTCCAGACCACGGCCGACGCCTTCAACACGCCGCAGGGCTACGGGCACGCCGAGGGGTTCACCTTCGCCAGCATCACCCTCGAGCTGCTCCCGGAGACCGTGGTGGGCACCCTGCCGCCCGAGCTCCAGGAGCTGCTCGAGCCCCTGGACCAGGTCTCCGGCACCGTCTTCACCGGCACCCAGCAGGCCGCCCAGCAGGTCTTCGAGGTGCTGAGCGACGTCACCGGGCCGATCGAGATCCCCGGTCTCGGCAGCATCTCCCTCGGCTACGAGAACGGGCGCGCCACCGCCCACGCCGCTCAGTCGCAGGCCTCCGCGCTGCGCATCGAGGTCACCGCGGGCGAGCGCCGCCAGCTCGTCGAGCTCGGGACGGCCCGGGTGCGGATGGGCGGCCCGGCCCCGGTCGGCGTGTTCCGGTCCGGTGGCACCGCGATGGACTACCAGGTCCTCGACGGCGCGCTCAGCTTCGGCAACGTCGAGCACAAGGCCCTGGCGTGCCAGGGCTCGCGCGGCCGGACCCAGACCTTCACGGTCCCCCACGCCAGCCAGCTGCTGCCCGTGCCGATCCTGCTCGACGACGTGGTCTACCAGGTCAAGGGCGACCAGGACCGGAGGAAGCAGGTCGCCAAGGGATGGTCCCGGACCTCGATCGGCACGGTCTCGATCCCCTCGGCCCAGCTCGTCATCGGCGACGTGTCGTCGCGGGCGGCGATGCGGCAGAAGGCCGGCAAGCGGGTGGCGTCGAAGGTGCGCACCGCCGTCGGCTCGATCACGATCGCCGGGCAGGCCGTCGAGGTGCCCCCGCCGGGCGGGGTCGTCGAGCTGCCGAACGGGGCGGGCGTGATCCAGCGCCAGCTGGTCGACAACGGCTACCGCGGGTCTCAGGTGATCGGCCTGCGGATCACGTTGTTCTCCGAGGCCGTGGTCATCGACCTGGCCCGCACGGCGGGCCGGATCTACCCGCGCTGA
- the argS gene encoding arginine--tRNA ligase, giving the protein MNPDQLSETIVDVLTALVADGAVTLPDGVPSQVTVERPRQKGHGDYATNVALQLAKKAGTNPRAFADLVAERLRASDGVAEVEVAGPGFLNVTVEAGAQGQVATDVVAAGEAYGSSDAFAGEKINLEFVSANPTGPLHLGGVRWAAVGDALGRIFTKTGAEVTREYYFNDHGAQIDRFSSSLLASAKGEPAPEDGYGGQYIHDIAAAVIEKRPDVKDLDDAAAQEVFREVGVDMMFDEIKKSLHDFGVDFDVYFHEKSLHDSGAVERAIARLTEMGNTYEADGALWLRTEKYGDDKDRVIIRSNGTPAYISGDLGYYLDKRERGFDRCFIMLGADHHGYVGRMNAMCSAFGDEPGKNLEILIGQMVNLLRDGEPMRMSKRNGTIVSIDDLVDAIGVDAARYALARYHSDSPIDIDLDLWSRATNDNPVFTVQYAHARVSSLMRNAADLGVEAQSHPELLSHEKEGELLRALAEFPRVIKAAAELREPHRVARYLEELAGTYHRFYDSCRVLPRGDEETSDLHRARLVLVDATRVVLANGLSLLGVSAPERM; this is encoded by the coding sequence GTGAACCCCGATCAGCTCTCCGAGACCATCGTCGACGTCCTGACGGCCCTCGTGGCCGACGGTGCGGTCACGCTGCCCGACGGCGTGCCCTCCCAGGTCACGGTGGAGCGACCCCGGCAGAAGGGGCACGGCGACTACGCCACCAACGTGGCCCTCCAGCTCGCCAAGAAGGCTGGGACCAACCCCCGCGCCTTCGCCGACCTGGTGGCCGAGCGGCTGCGCGCCTCCGACGGCGTCGCCGAGGTCGAGGTCGCGGGTCCGGGCTTCCTCAACGTGACGGTCGAGGCGGGCGCCCAGGGCCAGGTCGCGACCGACGTGGTGGCGGCGGGCGAGGCGTACGGCTCCTCGGACGCGTTCGCCGGCGAGAAGATCAACCTCGAGTTCGTCTCGGCCAACCCCACGGGTCCGCTGCACCTCGGCGGCGTGCGCTGGGCCGCGGTCGGCGACGCGCTGGGCCGGATCTTCACCAAGACCGGCGCGGAGGTCACCCGCGAGTACTACTTCAACGACCACGGCGCCCAGATCGACCGGTTCAGCTCCTCGCTGCTCGCCAGCGCGAAGGGCGAGCCCGCGCCTGAGGACGGCTACGGCGGTCAGTACATCCACGACATCGCCGCGGCGGTGATCGAGAAGCGCCCGGACGTCAAGGACCTCGACGACGCGGCTGCGCAGGAGGTCTTCCGCGAGGTCGGCGTCGACATGATGTTCGACGAGATCAAGAAGTCGCTGCACGACTTCGGGGTCGACTTCGACGTCTACTTCCACGAGAAGTCGCTGCACGACAGCGGCGCCGTCGAGCGCGCCATCGCGCGGCTCACCGAGATGGGCAACACCTACGAGGCCGACGGCGCGCTGTGGCTGCGCACCGAGAAGTACGGCGACGACAAGGACCGGGTGATCATCCGGTCCAACGGCACCCCGGCCTACATCTCCGGCGACCTCGGCTACTACCTCGACAAGCGCGAGCGCGGCTTCGACCGCTGCTTCATCATGCTCGGCGCCGACCACCACGGCTACGTCGGCCGGATGAACGCGATGTGCAGCGCCTTCGGCGACGAGCCGGGCAAGAACCTCGAGATCCTCATCGGGCAGATGGTCAACCTGCTCCGCGACGGCGAGCCGATGCGGATGTCGAAGCGCAACGGCACGATCGTCAGCATCGACGACCTCGTCGACGCGATCGGCGTCGACGCCGCCCGCTACGCGCTGGCCCGCTACCACAGCGACAGCCCGATCGACATCGACCTCGACCTGTGGTCGCGGGCGACCAACGACAACCCGGTCTTCACCGTGCAGTACGCCCACGCGCGGGTGTCGAGCCTGATGCGCAACGCCGCCGACCTCGGCGTCGAGGCGCAGTCGCACCCCGAGCTGCTCAGCCACGAGAAGGAGGGCGAGCTGCTGCGCGCCCTCGCCGAGTTCCCGCGGGTGATCAAGGCGGCGGCGGAGCTGCGCGAGCCGCACCGGGTCGCGCGCTACCTCGAGGAGCTGGCCGGGACCTACCACCGCTTCTACGACAGCTGCCGGGTGCTGCCGCGCGGCGACGAGGAGACCTCGGACCTCCACCGGGCGCGCCTCGTCCTGGTCGACGCGACCCGCGTGGTGCTCGCCAACGGGCTGTCCCTCCTCGGCGTCTCGGCGCCCGAGAGGATGTGA
- a CDS encoding flavin reductase family protein — MSTLTRIARSRTLAALTSPHGVDHYLSRVNPMWAAREVRARVVDVRRESDTPGAPVATLTLQPTATWRGHRAGQHVQVGLDLPGSARRTTRCFTISSAASGPGEPITLTVRAHADGQVSRHLVAAQPGLVLHLSQAQGDFTLPVSPATPGIDPLLFVTGGSGITPAMSMLRTLLRDGYDGRAGRPVTFLHYSRSAEDQVFADELAAIDAADNDVTVHLRHGTRVSELELRRFAPRFRDTDTWLCGPAAMMDVVREAYGESPRLRTERFKAPTAPSGTAEGALTFAATDRSVPNDGTSVLEQAERAGLRPEFGCRMGICFTCTARKTEGTVRNVLSGAESSLPDEDIQICVSAPVGDCVVDL, encoded by the coding sequence ATGAGCACCCTCACCCGGATCGCCCGCTCCCGCACCCTGGCGGCGCTCACGTCCCCGCACGGGGTCGACCACTACCTCTCCCGCGTCAACCCGATGTGGGCCGCGCGCGAGGTGCGCGCCCGCGTCGTCGACGTACGTCGCGAGTCCGACACCCCCGGCGCGCCGGTCGCCACACTCACGCTGCAGCCGACCGCCACCTGGCGGGGCCACCGCGCCGGCCAGCACGTCCAGGTCGGCCTCGACCTGCCCGGCTCCGCGCGCCGCACCACCCGCTGCTTCACCATCTCCTCGGCGGCCTCCGGGCCGGGCGAGCCGATCACCCTCACGGTCCGGGCGCACGCCGACGGCCAGGTCAGCAGGCACCTCGTCGCTGCGCAACCCGGCCTGGTGCTCCACCTCTCGCAGGCGCAGGGCGACTTCACGCTTCCCGTCAGCCCGGCCACCCCCGGCATCGACCCGCTGCTGTTCGTCACCGGCGGCTCGGGCATCACCCCGGCGATGTCGATGCTCCGGACCCTCCTGCGCGACGGGTACGACGGCCGCGCCGGGCGTCCGGTGACGTTCCTGCACTACTCGCGCTCCGCCGAGGACCAGGTCTTCGCCGACGAGCTCGCCGCCATCGACGCAGCCGACAACGACGTCACCGTCCACCTGCGCCACGGCACCCGCGTGAGCGAGCTCGAGCTGCGGCGGTTCGCGCCGCGCTTCCGCGACACCGACACCTGGCTCTGCGGTCCGGCCGCGATGATGGACGTCGTCCGCGAGGCGTACGGCGAGAGTCCTCGTCTGCGGACCGAGCGGTTCAAGGCCCCCACCGCGCCGAGCGGCACGGCCGAGGGCGCGCTCACCTTCGCCGCCACCGACCGTTCCGTGCCCAACGACGGCACGTCCGTCCTCGAGCAGGCCGAGCGCGCCGGGCTGAGGCCCGAGTTCGGCTGCCGGATGGGCATCTGCTTCACCTGCACCGCCCGCAAGACCGAGGGCACCGTGCGCAACGTGCTCTCCGGCGCGGAGTCCTCGCTCCCCGACGAGGACATCCAGATCTGCGTCTCCGCCCCCGTCGGCGACTGCGTCGTCGACCTCTGA
- a CDS encoding LCP family protein, which yields MRFAKLVRSAALAAVLGVTALVVPQSAVQSTEVSLTRVRHAQGVAVGGPDVVWILAVGSDARPGEDMTRSRGDALQLVGINTRTGAATAIGVPRDSWVAIPGHGREKINAALYFAGPRGMAGAMRNLVGIEPDYVMVTRFPFFEDMVDDIGGITVTNPRRFSDPYLKKEGFARGRIHLNGYNAMAFSRIRKGLAGGDFDRSANQQRTLRGIHARIRSQADRPGFIERGVMTVMAHMDTDASPQELYELAQAVAQVDPRRITTCVVQGRVGYVGAASVVFPDVAQARRLGREARADATLRHC from the coding sequence ATGAGGTTCGCGAAGCTCGTGCGGTCGGCGGCGCTCGCCGCCGTGCTCGGGGTGACCGCGCTCGTGGTGCCGCAGTCCGCGGTGCAGTCGACCGAGGTGTCGCTGACCCGGGTCCGGCACGCACAGGGCGTCGCGGTCGGCGGACCGGACGTCGTCTGGATCCTCGCGGTCGGCTCGGACGCCCGGCCCGGTGAGGACATGACCCGCTCGCGCGGCGACGCGCTGCAGCTGGTCGGGATCAACACCCGCACCGGCGCGGCCACCGCCATCGGCGTGCCGCGCGACTCGTGGGTCGCCATCCCCGGCCACGGCCGGGAGAAGATCAACGCCGCGCTCTACTTCGCCGGCCCCCGGGGCATGGCGGGCGCGATGCGCAACCTGGTCGGCATCGAGCCCGACTACGTCATGGTCACCCGTTTCCCGTTCTTCGAGGACATGGTCGACGACATCGGCGGCATCACCGTCACCAACCCGCGCCGCTTCTCCGACCCCTACCTCAAGAAGGAGGGCTTCGCGCGCGGGCGGATCCACCTCAACGGCTACAACGCGATGGCGTTCTCGCGCATCCGCAAGGGCCTCGCCGGTGGCGACTTCGACCGCTCGGCCAACCAGCAGCGCACGCTGCGCGGCATCCACGCGCGGATCCGGTCCCAGGCCGACCGGCCCGGCTTCATCGAGCGGGGCGTGATGACGGTGATGGCCCACATGGACACCGACGCCTCCCCGCAGGAGCTCTACGAGCTGGCCCAGGCCGTCGCGCAGGTGGACCCGCGCAGGATCACGACCTGCGTGGTGCAGGGCCGGGTCGGCTACGTCGGTGCGGCCAGCGTGGTGTTCCCTGACGTGGCGCAGGCCCGTCGCCTGGGCCGTGAGGCCCGCGCGGACGCGACGCTGCGGCACTGCTGA
- a CDS encoding DUF6104 family protein yields MYFTDRGLEELEKRRGDEEVTLAWLADQMQAFVDTHPEFETAVERLATWLARLDDPED; encoded by the coding sequence GTGTACTTCACCGATCGCGGGCTCGAGGAGCTGGAGAAGCGCCGGGGTGACGAGGAGGTCACCTTGGCGTGGCTGGCCGACCAGATGCAGGCGTTCGTCGACACGCACCCCGAGTTCGAGACGGCCGTCGAGCGGCTGGCCACGTGGCTGGCGCGGCTCGACGACCCGGAGGACTGA
- a CDS encoding thioesterase family protein, translating to MTTHPTYDQLIDLPAYVEQPVPMPFEDINGHLNVRHYIGIASEGLDESLVEVGIPTMWPLTDGQACFTAEHHVTYLNELRTGDAMSARVRLLGRSERAAHVLVYLLSETHQQVACVVEEVFLHIDLSTRRTAPWPADIAAKMDARIAEHAALPFPADTSGSLALR from the coding sequence GTGACGACGCACCCCACCTACGACCAGCTCATCGACCTGCCGGCCTACGTCGAGCAGCCCGTGCCGATGCCCTTCGAGGACATCAACGGCCACCTCAACGTCCGCCACTACATCGGCATCGCCAGCGAGGGCCTCGACGAGTCGCTGGTCGAGGTCGGCATCCCGACGATGTGGCCGCTGACCGACGGGCAGGCCTGCTTCACCGCCGAGCACCACGTCACCTACCTCAACGAGCTGCGCACCGGCGACGCGATGTCGGCCCGCGTGCGGCTCCTCGGGCGCTCGGAGCGGGCCGCGCACGTGCTGGTCTACCTGCTCAGCGAGACCCACCAGCAGGTGGCGTGCGTCGTCGAGGAGGTCTTCCTGCACATCGACCTGTCGACGCGCCGCACCGCCCCGTGGCCGGCCGACATCGCGGCGAAGATGGACGCCCGCATCGCCGAGCACGCCGCGCTCCCCTTCCCCGCCGACACCTCCGGCTCGCTCGCGCTGCGCTGA
- a CDS encoding fatty acid desaturase family protein yields the protein MKPHLTPEQLEAFGEEMDALRRRVLADLGEDDAAYIRGVVKRQQQMEVLGRALFYLPPAWPLAVVALSVSKILENMEIGHNVMHGQYDWMGDPHLSSRVYEWDNVCPSEQWKYSHNYVHHTFTNILGKDRDIGYGILRMDDDQPWHPYYLGNPVYAFLLMVFFEWGVAMHDLEVENIVNGTRRLEENRALHAGIMRKVRRQALKDYVLFPALTGPLFPLTFLGNATANLVRNVWAFNIIFCGHFPAGAETFTQEECEDETRGHWYYRQVLGSANISGGPLFHVMSGNLSHQVEHHLFPDLPARRYPMIAGEVREICERYGLDYTTGPLRRQLASVARKICRLALPGRRAPQPAEPAADHPLAA from the coding sequence ATGAAGCCCCACCTGACCCCCGAGCAGCTCGAGGCCTTCGGCGAGGAGATGGACGCCCTGCGGCGCCGCGTCCTGGCCGACCTCGGCGAGGACGACGCGGCCTACATCCGGGGCGTCGTGAAGCGCCAGCAGCAGATGGAGGTGCTCGGCCGCGCGCTGTTCTACCTCCCGCCCGCCTGGCCGCTCGCGGTCGTCGCCCTCTCGGTCTCGAAGATCCTGGAGAACATGGAGATCGGCCACAACGTGATGCACGGGCAGTACGACTGGATGGGCGACCCCCACCTGAGCTCACGCGTCTACGAGTGGGACAACGTGTGTCCCAGCGAGCAGTGGAAGTACTCCCACAACTACGTCCACCACACCTTCACCAACATCCTCGGCAAGGACCGTGACATCGGCTACGGCATCCTCCGCATGGACGATGACCAGCCGTGGCACCCCTACTACCTCGGCAACCCGGTCTACGCCTTCTTGCTGATGGTCTTCTTCGAGTGGGGCGTGGCGATGCACGACCTCGAGGTCGAGAACATCGTCAACGGCACCCGCCGCCTCGAGGAGAACCGGGCTCTCCACGCCGGCATCATGCGCAAGGTGCGCCGCCAGGCGCTCAAGGACTACGTCCTGTTCCCCGCGCTCACCGGGCCGCTGTTCCCGCTGACGTTCCTCGGCAACGCCACCGCCAACCTGGTGCGCAACGTGTGGGCGTTCAACATCATCTTCTGCGGCCACTTCCCGGCCGGCGCCGAGACCTTCACCCAGGAGGAGTGCGAGGACGAGACCCGCGGCCACTGGTACTACCGGCAGGTCCTCGGCTCGGCCAACATCTCCGGCGGCCCGCTCTTCCACGTCATGTCGGGCAACCTGAGCCACCAGGTCGAGCACCATCTGTTCCCGGACCTGCCGGCCCGGCGGTACCCGATGATCGCGGGCGAGGTGCGCGAGATCTGCGAGCGCTACGGCCTCGACTACACGACCGGACCGCTGCGCCGTCAGCTGGCGAGCGTGGCGCGCAAGATCTGCCGCCTCGCCCTGCCAGGACGGCGTGCGCCGCAGCCGGCCGAGCCCGCGGCCGACCACCCCCTGGCGGCCTGA